In Chitinophagales bacterium, a single genomic region encodes these proteins:
- a CDS encoding 30S ribosomal protein S18: MASQNQQIRYLTAVKLGNKNKKYCRFKKMGIKFIDYKDPEFLIRFVNEQGKILPRRITGNSLKYQRKVSTAVKRARQLALMPYVTDLYK, from the coding sequence GATACTTAACAGCTGTAAAGCTAGGTAACAAGAACAAAAAATATTGCCGTTTCAAGAAAATGGGCATCAAGTTTATAGACTACAAAGACCCTGAGTTTTTGATACGTTTTGTAAACGAACAAGGCAAAATATTGCCTAGAAGAATCACAGGAAATTCTCTAAAATATCAAAGAAAAGTCTCTACGGCTGTCAAAAGAGCTAGACAATTAGCGTTGATGCCTTATGTGACAGATTTATATAAATAA
- a CDS encoding 50S ribosomal protein L9, with amino-acid sequence MEVILINDVDKLGFAEDIVKVKPGYARNFLIPRGLGVVKNPTNLAILAEKIKVREKNEAKQMANLNAILEQLKGTNLQIGAKVGTTSRIFGSVNAVQISEAFKKNGLEIDRRKITVKEGEIKELGSYTVVVNLTKEQSTEVPLEVIAE; translated from the coding sequence ATGGAAGTAATATTAATAAATGATGTAGATAAATTAGGTTTTGCAGAAGATATTGTAAAAGTAAAACCAGGCTATGCCAGAAATTTCTTGATACCAAGAGGTCTAGGAGTAGTGAAAAATCCTACCAACTTAGCTATTTTAGCTGAAAAAATAAAGGTAAGAGAGAAAAATGAGGCGAAGCAAATGGCTAATCTCAATGCGATTTTGGAACAATTGAAGGGTACTAATCTTCAAATCGGTGCTAAAGTGGGTACTACGAGTAGAATATTTGGTTCAGTGAATGCCGTTCAAATTTCAGAAGCGTTTAAGAAAAATGGACTGGAGATTGATCGTAGAAAAATTACAGTCAAAGAAGGTGAAATCAAAGAGTTAGGCAGCTATACAGTGGTTGTAAACCTGACCAAGGAGCAAAGCACCGAAGTGCCACTGGAAGTAATAGCTGAATAA